CGCCCCGGGCACCTGGCAGGTGCGCGACGGCGAGAACCAGGACGTCTCCTCGGCCTACGGCCTGGGCGGCGGCTTCGGCGGCGGCGGCGCGGGCGGCGACATCGACCAGGGGCGGCCCCCCGGCTCGATCACGCCGTTCTTCCTCAGCATCAGCCTGATCATCCGCCACACGGCGGAGGTCCACGAGCAGATCGCCGACCTGCTCCGCCAGCTCCGTAGGCTCCAGGACCTGCAGGTCTCGATCGAGGTCCGGTTCATCACGGTGACCGACTCGTTCTTCGAGCAGATCGGCGTCGACTTCGACTTCGCCATCAACTCCAAGAGCGTGGGCAAGCAGAGCACCTGGGCCTACCCGAACAACACCGTCACCAACGTCATCACGGCGCCCGGCGGCGGCGGCACCGGCACGACCGGCGGCACCACCGGCGGCACCACCGGCGGCACGACCGGCGGCACCACCGGCGGCACCACCGGCGGCGGCGGCGGCGGCACGACCAGGCGGCACCCAGGGCGGCGGCGGCGGCACCGGCGGCATCGGCGGGGCGGGCATCGGCGGCGGCGGCGCCACCACGGCCGGCGGCGGCGGCACCGGCGGGGGGACCGGCACCCAGACGCCGGCCTACCTCATCAACCCGATCCGCGACTACTCCAACTACCTGCCCGGCGGCAAGTCGCCGGTGGTGGTGGGCACCCAGGGCGGCGGCCTCTACAACTTCTCGCCGACCTTGCAGATCCCCTTCACCAACACCCAGGGGAGCCTGATCGCCCCGTTCAACACGGTGGCCGGCGCCGGCGCCTCGCTGGGCCTGGCGTTCCTGAGCGACCTGGAAGTCTACTTCTTCCTCACGGCCGCCCAGGGCGACACCCGCAACAACATCCTCCAGGCGCCCAAGGTGACCACCTTCAACGGGGCCGCCGCGACCATCCAGAACGGCGACGTCCAGTACTACGTGGCGTCGCTCTTCCCGATCCTCGGCCCCGGCTCGGTGGCCTTCCAGCCCAACGTCCAGCAGCTGAACAACGGCGTCATCCTGCAGGTCACGCCGGTCGTCACGGCCGACCGCCGCTACGTGCGGCTCAGCCTCTCGCCGTTCTTCCAGGTCGTCAACGGCTTCACGACCATCACCGTCCCCGCCGCGGTCGGCGGAGCCGGCCTGGGCGGCGCCTCGGCGGCCATCAACGGCACGATCCAGCTGCCCAACACGACGGTCACCACCGTCAACACGACCGTCACCGTCCCCGACGGCGGCACCGTGCTGCTCGGCGGCGTCAAGCAGCTCCAGGAGCAGCGCCTGGAGTACGGCGTCCCGGTGCTCTCCAAGGCCCCGTGGATCGACCGCCTGTTCCGCAACGTCGGCATCGGCCGGACGACCTCCAGCCTGATGCTGATGGTCACCCCGCGGATCATCATCCTCGAGGAAGAGGAAGAGCGGCTCGGCATCCCCTCGGTCGCCTTCTGACCGAGGCCCGCGCCGAAGGCTCTGCGAACCCAGGGACCGCCGGGACGAACTCCCGGCGGTCTCGCATTTCGAACGCCCGCCGTCCGGCTTGCACCGGCGCCGTCGGCGGATCATGCTGGGGGGCGAAACGAGCGCGACCGAACCCCGACGCGGCGACCGAGGAGCCACGCATGAACACCCTGATCCTCTCCGCGACCTTCCTGGCGGCCCTGGGCTGGCAGGCCCCCGACGACGAGCCGGCCGAGGCCCCCCCCGCCTTCAAGCCCGAGCCGGGCTGGAAATCGCTGGGGCGCAGCCTCTGGTTCGACGCCGCGTCCAGCCCCAAGCGGCTGATCCTGCGGGGCCGCGTCGTCTTCCGCGAGGGCCCGCTCGAACACCTCGTCTGCCTCCGCGGCACCAAGGAGCACGAGGCGATCATCGCCACCGACGCCGCCCCCACCCAGATCCACGCCGGCCTGCTCCTGACCGGCGTCGAGCCCGGCGGGCCCGTCCGGTTCAAGCCCGAGTTCCGCCCCCCCCACGGGCCCGCCATCGGCCTGACCGTCCGCTGGAAGCGGGGCGAGGC
The DNA window shown above is from Paludisphaera mucosa and carries:
- a CDS encoding YdjY domain-containing protein, which translates into the protein MNTLILSATFLAALGWQAPDDEPAEAPPAFKPEPGWKSLGRSLWFDAASSPKRLILRGRVVFREGPLEHLVCLRGTKEHEAIIATDAAPTQIHAGLLLTGVEPGGPVRFKPEFRPPHGPAIGLTVRWKRGEAIEQADARTWVQDDKTKKDLDVDWVFAGSILYEDPVTKKAVYAAEEGDLITVANFASAILDLPVVSSADDAERTFVAHTSRIPAVGTEVQLIMSPHPPKIPKTP